The following proteins are encoded in a genomic region of Chryseobacterium cucumeris:
- a CDS encoding ROK family protein, which translates to MQNIVGIDIGGSHITLAQVDPQKREIISSTYVREHVDAFENKEVIFNAWVSAIHKVAHDLVKEDLLIGIAMPGPFDYEKGISLMQQGKFIDIYQVNIKEELAKRLDISQKQIHFVNDAAAFMEGEVFGGCAQGFNSAFGVTLGTGLGTTFFNGEFAADEDLWDSPFRDSISEDYLATRWFVNHYKELTGEEISGTKDLLDKSKEIQKRMFDEYADSFSEFIVKYVDHYKPEVLVIGGNIAKAYPHFEQRFIQNLTKNNINLQVKISAIFEDAAILGAASYALKKRI; encoded by the coding sequence ATGCAGAATATAGTAGGAATCGATATTGGAGGGTCGCATATCACGCTGGCTCAGGTAGATCCGCAAAAACGTGAAATCATTTCATCCACCTATGTAAGAGAACATGTAGATGCTTTCGAAAACAAAGAAGTTATTTTCAACGCCTGGGTTTCAGCCATTCATAAAGTGGCTCATGATCTGGTAAAAGAAGATCTTCTGATTGGTATCGCAATGCCCGGACCTTTCGATTATGAGAAAGGGATATCACTCATGCAGCAGGGGAAATTTATAGATATCTATCAGGTCAATATTAAAGAAGAACTGGCAAAAAGGCTGGATATTTCTCAGAAGCAGATTCATTTTGTAAATGATGCGGCTGCATTTATGGAAGGTGAAGTATTCGGAGGATGCGCTCAGGGATTCAACAGTGCTTTTGGAGTGACTCTTGGAACAGGATTGGGAACGACTTTTTTCAACGGGGAATTTGCTGCCGATGAAGACTTATGGGATTCTCCCTTCAGAGATTCCATCAGTGAAGACTATCTGGCCACCCGCTGGTTTGTGAATCATTATAAGGAACTTACCGGAGAAGAAATCTCAGGAACCAAAGACCTTCTGGATAAATCCAAAGAAATACAAAAAAGAATGTTTGATGAATATGCAGACTCTTTCTCAGAATTTATCGTGAAATATGTCGATCATTACAAACCGGAAGTTTTAGTTATAGGAGGAAATATTGCCAAGGCTTATCCTCATTTTGAGCAAAGATTTATTCAGAATTTAACAAAGAATAATATTAACTTGCAGGTTAAAATTTCGGCCATATTTGAAGATGCGGCCATTCTTGGAGCTGCCAGCTATGCATTAAAAAAGCGTATATAA